Part of the Longimicrobium sp. genome, CGACCACGGCCTTGCTGCCCTTGAACATCTCCCCGATCAGTCCATAGAACCGGTGAGTCTTTGCCGACTCGTTTGGAAGGGACTCGATCTCCTTGGCGAAGCGCAGAAGGGCGTCGCGGTGCGCGTCTGACACAGCTTCTTTCCTATGGGTGTGGACGAGCAGGCAGAAGGGACGGCCCTCTCATCTTGGGCACGGATGGGTTCATTCGCAAGGACGGCGGGAGACGGGTTGCTCCCCGCCGGGGGTCGTCGGGCGCGGTGGACGTGAGCGTCGCCGGTGCACCCCGAGTCTCTGTAGTGCCGACCGCCAAGCGTAGCCTGCGTGGGGCGGAGACCGCCGGCCTCCACCCCGCCGCATACACTGGAAGGGCTGCAGTTCAGTGCGCCGCATGCTCAATAACGCGTCCGCCGCTTTCCGCCCCATTGAGCCCTCGGGAGCGAGCCTGGCGATTTGACTCCTCCAGCGGCAGGCCCTGCGCGCTTGCGGGCGATCTCGCGCGGTCGCCTCGGCGGGCGGCGATGCGCTTGACCATCCGCGCCTCCCGCATCGGCCGTGGGCACGCGGGGGCGCGGCACCCGCTGAGCGCGCACCGCCGTGCCGGTGCACGCCACGGCCGCGGTCACGATCAATCCGGCCACGCAGCGGAGGAGAAGACGTCTCATGCCGACCGGTCAGGTGGCGGTCGAGCGAGGCTCCGCCGCTTCCTCCTCCCGTGCTCCGCTCTCCCCCGCCTCCCCGAACGCCCGCCGCTCGGCCGCGGCGGTGAAGATGCGGTAGGCGGCGGCCAGCGCCTCGGCCACCGGCTCGCCGCCGGCGGCGGGTGGGAGGGGGCCGAGCTGCCGGAGAACGGCGTCGGGCACCTCGGCGGCGCGCGGGGCGTAGCGCAGGCCCGCCAGCTCCGGCCCGGCGCGCCAGAAGTCGCCGGAGGGCGGTGCCGCGGCGGAGGCGGCGGGCGTGGAGGCAGGCTCCGGCTCGGCTTCGGGCCCAGGCTCCGGGATCGCGCCACGCAGCTCGCGCAGGCGCTCCAGGAGCCGCTCCTTCGGCTGGCCGCGCCAGGCGAGCACCAGGAAAGGGTCGGCGTCGAACGCCTCGGCCAGGATGTAGTAGGTGGCCGCTACGTGCTTGCACGGGTTCCCCCAGTCCGGGCACGAGCAGTCGTTCTTCAGCTCCCCCGGCTTCGTAGGGAAGAGCGAGAGCCCGGCGGCCGCGAACGCCTGCTCCACGTCGCGCGGCATCTCGCCGGCCAGCAGCGCGGCCAGGAAGAGCGCCTGCCCGGCCAGCTCGGCCTCGGCGCGCGCCCACTCGGCGTCGGTGAACGGCTTCAGCGCGATGCGCACCGCGTACGGCTGGGGCTGCGAGCCCTGCACCCGCGCCGTCACCGCGCCGGGCTCCACCTTCAGCCCCATCACCTGGCCGCTGCGCGCGTAGCTCCGCCCACGCGAGAGCCGCGAGGTGTCGGCCACGGCCTGCAGCGCCGCCAGGAAGCGCTTCGACCACCAGCTCTCGCCGATGTCGCCGCGCTGGCTGCGCGCCTTGATCCCGTCCTTGGCCGGCCGCCGGGGGCCGTGCTCCCAGTTCCACCAGTCGCCGCTCACGCGCGCCTCCTCATGCCGTCCGCCACCGATCATCCGAGGTCCGGAATCGCAACTGCATGTCTCACACAGAGGAACAGAGGACACAGAGAAACCCCTCAGTTGGAGATTTCTGCGCCGGAGGCGAGCCACCAGCCGCAAGGAGTAGATCCCTCGGGTCGCCACCGCGCCCCTCGGGATGACACCTGGTCGGCTCGGGATAATGATCGTTGGCTTTGCCAATCATCTACCACCGCCCAATTGCGTAGTACTGCCGGCTGTTCCCTGTACCCTGTCCCCTGTTCCCTGGCTGTTTGTCACTCGGCCACGGCGTCGGCGGAGAGGGCGACGACGCGGCGCAGCTCGGCGGTGGAGAGCTCGGTCAGCCATGCCTCGCCGGCGCCCAGCACGCTGGCGGCCAGGCGCTTCTTCTCCTCGATCATCTCGTCGATGCGCTCCTCCAGGGTGCCGGCGCACACCAGCTTGCGCACCTGCACGTTTCTCCGCTGGCCGATGCGGAAGGCGCGGTCGGTGGCCTGGTCTTCCACCGCCGGGTTCCACCAGCGGTCGAAGTGCACCACGTGGTTGGCCGCCGTGAGGTTGAGCCCCGTGCCGCCCGCCTTGAGCGAGAGGAGGAGGACGGCGGGCCCATCGGGCGACTGGAAGCGCGCCACCATGGCGTCGCGCGCCACGCGCGACGTGCCGCCGTGCAGGAAGGGCACCTCCCGCGCGAAGCGCTCCTCCAGCCGCTCCTTGAGCAGCTCGCCCATCTCGGCGAACTGGGTGAAGACCAGCGCGCGCTCGCCCCCGGCCAGCACCTCTTCCAGCACCTCCTCCAGCCGCGCCAGCTTCCCCGAGCGCCCGGCCGGCGCCGAGCGGTCGCCCAGGAGCTGCGCGGGGTGGTTGCACGCCTGCTTGAGCTTCATCAGCGTGGAGAGCACCAGCCCCCGGCGCTCGATCCCCTCGCTCCGCTCGATCTTCTCCATCATCTCGTCCACGGTGGCCTGGTAGAGCGTGGCCTGCTCGCGGGTGAGGTTGCAGAAGACCTTCATCTCCATCTTTTCCGGGAGATCCTGCACGATGCGGCGGTCGGTCTTGAGCCGGCGCAGGATGAAGGGCCCGGTCAGCCGCCTGAGCGCCGCGGCGCGCTCGGGGTCGCGGTAGCGCTCGATCGGCGTGGCGAAGCGGCGGCGGAAGTCGGCGGCGCTCCCCAGGAGCCCCGGGTTCAGGAACTCCAGGATCGACCACAGCTCCGCCAGGCGGTTCTCCACCGGGGTGCCGGTGAGCGCCACGCGGCGCGGCGCGCTCAAGGATCGCACGGCCTGCGTCTGCCGTGCGGCCGGGTTCTTCACGTTCTGCGCCTCGTCGAGCACCACGCGCCCCCACTCCACCGCCGCCAGCTCCTCGCGGTCGCGCGCGGCCAGCGCGTAGGTGGTGATCACCAGCCCGGCGCCGCGGACGGCCTCCCGCAGCGCGGGCCCGCTCAGCCGCTCGCCACCGTGGTGCACGTGCACGGCCAGCCCCGGCGCGAAGCGCGCCGCCTCGCGCTGCCAGTTCCCCACCAGCGACATCGGGCACACCAGCAGGGTGGGGAGCGTGCGCCGCTTCCGCCCCGCGCCCGCGTGGACGGGTTGCGCCAGGAGGAGCGCCAGGAGCTGCACCGTCTTCCCCAGCCCCATGTCGTCGGCCAGGCAGGCTCCCAGCCCCAGGCGGTCCAGGAAGGCGAGCCACGCCAGCCCGCGCTCCTGGTACGGCCGGAGCGTCCCCGCGAACCCCTCCGGCGGCGCCACCGGGGCGATCCGCGCGTCGCCGTCCGCGGCCAGCAGCTCGGCCAGCCAGCCGGACGCCTCGACGCCCGCCACGGGGAGCTCGGCCGCGGCCTCGTCGGCGCCCATGGCCAGGCGCAGGAGATCGGCCGCGCTCATCTCGCCCGCGGCGCCCTTTTCGAAGAGCTTCAGCGCCGCCTGCACCTCGTCGGGCCGGAGCTCCACCCACTCGCCGCGGAAGCGCACCAGCGGCACCTTGGCGCGGGCCAGCGCGCGGAACTCCTCCGCCGAAAGGGATTCGCCGCCGAGGGAGACCTGCCAGTCGTACGCGCAGAGCGTCTCCAGCCCGAAGCGCCCCTCCGCCTGGCCGCGCGGCGCGGGGGTAGACGGCCGGGCGCGTAGCTTGAGCCCCAGCCGCGCGGAGGGGCGGCCCCACCAGGCGGGCACCCGCACGCCGAAGCCGGCCTGGGCCAGGAGCGGCGCGCCCTCGCGCAGGAAGCGGTAGGCGGCCTCGGCGTCCAGCCCGGCCCCGGTGGGGCGGGCGCCGCGCAGCGCCGGCTCCAGCGGCGGGAAGAGGCGCAGCGCCCGGCCCAGGTCGCCCAGCAGCCGCTCCTGCGGGTGGTCCAGCGTGCGCCTGAGCACCTTGAGCGGCCCGCGCGCGCGCCACACCTCGTCCGCCGGCACCAGCAGGCTGGGATCGTCCGCGGCCTGGAGGAGGAAGTCGAGCCGCCAGCTCCCCTCGGGCGACGGCGCGCGGGCGGCGGGAGACCCGGCCTCGCCTTCCTCCGCCGGCTCGGCGGGCGCGGAGAGGCGGAAGCAGGTGCGCAGACCGCCCGGCCGCGCGGGCTCCAGCGGCCGCGACCACGCCGCCAGCACCCCGTGCAGCCGCTCGCCCTCCTCTTTCTCCTTCAGGAACACGAAGCCGTCGCGGCCGAGGAGCGCGGCCGCCCACTGCTCGCCGGCGGCGCGGCGGCCGCGGCGCGGGGGCATCAGCTTCTGCCCGCGGAGCGCCTGGCGCACGCAGGCGTCCACCAGCCCGCCCAGCGCGAGCGAGGCCAGGTCATCGCCTTCCGCCGGTGTCTCCGCGGCCCCGGCGACTCCCGGCAGCGCGCGCCGGAGCGCCGCCAGCCGCTCGGCGTCGGCCTCGTCGGCGAGCGTGGGGCGCCACGCCGCCAGCCAGCCGACGTCCCGGGGCTCCAGCACCGGGAGCACGTGGCCGCGCGCCACCAGCTCCACGGCCAGCTTGGCCGCCTCGCCGAACCAGCGCAGCGAGTCGGCCGCCACCACGCCCTCCACGGGGGCGGTGGGGAGCGCCAGGAGGAAGTCGAGCGCCGCGTCGTTTGGGAGCTCCACCGCGCGCACGATCCACGGCATCGTCGCCGTGGGCTCCTCGCCGCCGGGGCCGGAGTCGTCCGGCCGCGGCACGTGCGGCGAAGGCTGCGGGAGGCGGTGGAACGAGGGGAGGTGGAGCGTCGGCTCGGCCGGCCGGGCGCGCCTGTCCACCCCTCCGAGCCGCCCGAGCGCGTCGCGCAGCGCGTGGTGCTCGGCCGCGAAAGGGTGCGGCCGCGGGCGGGCCTTCTCGCGGCCCACACGGCCCC contains:
- a CDS encoding SWIM zinc finger family protein; amino-acid sequence: MSGDWWNWEHGPRRPAKDGIKARSQRGDIGESWWSKRFLAALQAVADTSRLSRGRSYARSGQVMGLKVEPGAVTARVQGSQPQPYAVRIALKPFTDAEWARAEAELAGQALFLAALLAGEMPRDVEQAFAAAGLSLFPTKPGELKNDCSCPDWGNPCKHVAATYYILAEAFDADPFLVLAWRGQPKERLLERLRELRGAIPEPGPEAEPEPASTPAASAAAPPSGDFWRAGPELAGLRYAPRAAEVPDAVLRQLGPLPPAAGGEPVAEALAAAYRIFTAAAERRAFGEAGESGAREEEAAEPRSTAT
- a CDS encoding DEAD/DEAH box helicase; translated protein: MIVVHACWSPFALYLWGETSWAPGLPKVGRGRVGREKARPRPHPFAAEHHALRDALGRLGGVDRRARPAEPTLHLPSFHRLPQPSPHVPRPDDSGPGGEEPTATMPWIVRAVELPNDAALDFLLALPTAPVEGVVAADSLRWFGEAAKLAVELVARGHVLPVLEPRDVGWLAAWRPTLADEADAERLAALRRALPGVAGAAETPAEGDDLASLALGGLVDACVRQALRGQKLMPPRRGRRAAGEQWAAALLGRDGFVFLKEKEEGERLHGVLAAWSRPLEPARPGGLRTCFRLSAPAEPAEEGEAGSPAARAPSPEGSWRLDFLLQAADDPSLLVPADEVWRARGPLKVLRRTLDHPQERLLGDLGRALRLFPPLEPALRGARPTGAGLDAEAAYRFLREGAPLLAQAGFGVRVPAWWGRPSARLGLKLRARPSTPAPRGQAEGRFGLETLCAYDWQVSLGGESLSAEEFRALARAKVPLVRFRGEWVELRPDEVQAALKLFEKGAAGEMSAADLLRLAMGADEAAAELPVAGVEASGWLAELLAADGDARIAPVAPPEGFAGTLRPYQERGLAWLAFLDRLGLGACLADDMGLGKTVQLLALLLAQPVHAGAGRKRRTLPTLLVCPMSLVGNWQREAARFAPGLAVHVHHGGERLSGPALREAVRGAGLVITTYALAARDREELAAVEWGRVVLDEAQNVKNPAARQTQAVRSLSAPRRVALTGTPVENRLAELWSILEFLNPGLLGSAADFRRRFATPIERYRDPERAAALRRLTGPFILRRLKTDRRIVQDLPEKMEMKVFCNLTREQATLYQATVDEMMEKIERSEGIERRGLVLSTLMKLKQACNHPAQLLGDRSAPAGRSGKLARLEEVLEEVLAGGERALVFTQFAEMGELLKERLEERFAREVPFLHGGTSRVARDAMVARFQSPDGPAVLLLSLKAGGTGLNLTAANHVVHFDRWWNPAVEDQATDRAFRIGQRRNVQVRKLVCAGTLEERIDEMIEEKKRLAASVLGAGEAWLTELSTAELRRVVALSADAVAE